The sequence GCCATGCGCTACAACCCACACGCTGATCACCTCATCTGGAGCAGTGAAGGAGAGCGCATCGTGAACGCCAAAGACACCATACTAAAAGATCCGGCTATATACGAACTCTCCCGCGACGGGCATTTTCCCGATACCTTCCCCATCCCTGCACAAATGCATATGCAGGCTACCAACAATGGTCCCCGCAAAAACGGTACTTTCGAAGGATTGGGTTTCACCCCCGATGGTAAATACATGTTCGTCAGTGTCGAAGAACCCCGTTATGAAGATGGTCCCCGTGCAGGGCTAAAAGACACCACTGCCTGGATCCGCATTATCAAATACAATCTGCAAACCAGGCAACCCATTGCTCAGTTTGCCTACAAACTGGCACCTATTGCAGCAGCACCTGTACCTGCCGATGGTTTTGCCATCAATGGTATTCCTGATATCCTGGTGCTTTCAGAAAACCAGTTGCTCATCATGGAGCGCTCTTTTTCTACCGGGGTAAAGAATTGTACCATCCGCCTCTACAAGGCAGACCTTTCCCATGCCACAGATGTATCGGCTATTCAATCTTTGCAGACAGATACGCACTTTACACCTGTAGTGAAAAAACCTTTGTTCAATTTTGAAAGTCTGAATACCTATGTGGATAATGTGGAAGGAATGACCCTTGGCCCTCTACTGCCAAATGGCCACAGAAGCCTTATATGTGTGGCAGACAATAATTTCTCAGACAAAGAAGAAACTCAATTCTACATCTTCGAAATCAAATAACAATAGTATTTTATCAATGAGTGGTATCATCTGGTTGTATAGTTGGAGATCCAATCATTGTCAGCTATATTAGAGAATCATACTACATCTTGAATGTATAATCTATGCCAATTTTTAGGCTATCCGTGAAAACCCTATATTCCATTTGACGCAGTCAGAATAATAGGTTCCCCACTCGTTACAAGCACAGTATGCTCATGCTGGGCCACAAAACTGCCATCTTTGGTCACCAGTGTCCAGCCATCCCCCAATGTTTCAGCATAGTTAGCCCCGGTGGAGATAAAGGTCTCGATCGCAACCACAGAATTGCTGCGGAAACGGGTTCTGTTGAACCGGTCATAGAAGTTAGGGATCTCTCTAGGCGCTTCGTGCAGACTTCTGCCTATACCGTGCCCCACCAGGTTCCTGATTACCCTGTATCCTTTTTCTCTGGCGGCATCTTCCACAATACGG is a genomic window of Chitinophaga sp. LS1 containing:
- a CDS encoding esterase-like activity of phytase family protein; this encodes MRKYLLFSLLLAACSTSRQPVNTLDVSQLHLLHKHIIPYNTTFNGTTIGGLSGIDYDSARNVYYLICDDRSEHEAARYYTAQVPVNDDKVTFTAVNTLPMRDGHPFPATKNLAPDPEAMRYNPHADHLIWSSEGERIVNAKDTILKDPAIYELSRDGHFPDTFPIPAQMHMQATNNGPRKNGTFEGLGFTPDGKYMFVSVEEPRYEDGPRAGLKDTTAWIRIIKYNLQTRQPIAQFAYKLAPIAAAPVPADGFAINGIPDILVLSENQLLIMERSFSTGVKNCTIRLYKADLSHATDVSAIQSLQTDTHFTPVVKKPLFNFESLNTYVDNVEGMTLGPLLPNGHRSLICVADNNFSDKEETQFYIFEIK